The DNA window GCCCAGGCGCCAACGGTGCAGACCAGGATAAGGGCCAGCAGAAGCGGCCAGCGCGACACGGCGGCGCGGCCATAATAGAGGAAGATGTTCTCTTCCGGCGGGGCGACGGTGCTGCTCATTGGAGGAAGCTGAACCGGGGCGCGATGGTGATGCCGTTCAGGCCGATGATGTTGCGGATCGTCTCCGCCTTGTCAGCGGTGCGCGCCAGCCGGCTGGAAGGCACGATGACGATGCTGTAGGGCGCGAGATAGCCGATCGAACCGGGGGCACCATCGAGGATCGCCTGCAGGTTGACGAGCCGCGCGTCGACGCGGTCTCCATTGGGCGTCAGCACCACGACCTGACTGAGATCGGCGCGCTGATTAGGCCCGCCCGAACGCGCAAGCCCTTCCAGCATGGTCACGCCGTCGCGGTATGCGAAGGCGCCGGGGTTGGTGACTTCGCCCATCACAAAAATCTGCGGCAGTGGCGGCGGATTGGCATATTCGACCACCGAGACCGATACGACGGGCTTCTCCAGCTTGGGCTGGTAGAGCTTTTCGAGGCGCGCCTGCAATTCGCCGACGGACACGCCGCGCGTCTGGACCGGGTCGAGCAGCGGCGGGGTGAGAAAGCCCGATAGCTGCACACGCTGATCGGTGTTCAGAACGGGGAAATAGGGGAAAGTCAGCCGCACCACATCATTGGGCGAGAAATCGCCGCGGCTGGCATAATAGGTCTCCAGCATGGCGTTGGCCTGGCGCGCGACATCGCGCGTGCCGGGATCGACCGCGATGCTGGCGGGCA is part of the Novosphingopyxis iocasae genome and encodes:
- a CDS encoding polysaccharide biosynthesis/export family protein is translated as MRAMTNEVRQMPVRRLMAGLLATSALASCAPQLQYDVPASIAVDPGTRDVARQANAMLETYYASRGDFSPNDVVRLTFPYFPVLNTDQRVQLSGFLTPPLLDPVQTRGVSVGELQARLEKLYQPKLEKPVVSVSVVEYANPPPLPQIFVMGEVTNPGAFAYRDGVTMLEGLARSGGPNQRADLSQVVVLTPNGDRVDARLVNLQAILDGAPGSIGYLAPYSIVIVPSSRLARTADKAETIRNIIGLNGITIAPRFSFLQ